A portion of the Hoylesella buccalis ATCC 35310 genome contains these proteins:
- a CDS encoding YgiQ family radical SAM protein — MKDYQLTDFLPTTKKECKLRGWEELDVILFSGDAYVDHPSFGVAVIGRSLEAAGYKVAIVPQPDWHGDYRDFKKLGKPRLFFGISPGCMDSMVNKYTANKRLRKEDAYSPDGRHDCRPEYPTVVYSKILRQLYPDTPIVLGGIEASMRRLTHYDYWQDALRKCILCDSGADMILYGMGAKSVLCLCQRIAAGEPIQQIHDIPQTVYLTQKEEIDGGIKDDDIILHSHEQCLREKRLQADNFRHIEEESNKIHAQRLIQAVDNKYVVVNPPFPTLSTKEIDAYYDLPYTRVPHLKYKGKRIPAYEMIKFSVNIHQGCFGGCAFCTISAHQGKFVTCRSKESILREVKQVIDMPDFKGYLSDLGGPSANMYGMAGKNHLACEHCKRPSCIHPKICPNLNTDHSKLLDIYRSVDAIPGIKKSFVSSGVRYDLLLHKSKDETTNAAAQEYTKELIKNHVSGRLKVAPEHTSDTVLNLMRKPSFKLFEQFKVIFDKINKEENLKQQLIPYFISSHPGCQAQDMANLAIITKKLNFQLEQVQDFTPTPMTVSTETWYTGYDPYTLEPVYCAKTPNEKLAQRQFFFWYKPEERKNIERELRKIGRPELIEQLFSHAPKPPKTSSRKDEASSQRTNNKRPASYNPNFSNKRKREKHKRRN, encoded by the coding sequence TTGAAAGATTATCAACTTACTGATTTTCTTCCAACCACTAAGAAGGAATGCAAGTTAAGAGGTTGGGAAGAACTGGATGTCATCTTGTTTTCAGGAGATGCCTATGTTGACCATCCATCCTTTGGAGTTGCCGTCATAGGGCGTTCACTTGAAGCTGCGGGATACAAGGTTGCCATCGTTCCTCAGCCTGATTGGCATGGCGACTATCGCGACTTCAAGAAGCTGGGTAAGCCGAGATTATTCTTCGGTATCTCACCAGGTTGCATGGATTCGATGGTAAACAAGTACACTGCCAACAAAAGATTGCGCAAGGAAGATGCCTACAGTCCTGACGGAAGACACGATTGTCGTCCTGAATATCCAACCGTTGTTTATTCAAAGATTCTACGTCAACTATACCCTGACACACCCATTGTATTGGGTGGCATTGAGGCTTCCATGAGACGTCTTACGCACTATGACTACTGGCAAGACGCTCTTCGCAAATGTATTCTATGCGATTCGGGTGCCGACATGATTCTGTACGGCATGGGAGCGAAGTCTGTTCTGTGCTTATGTCAAAGGATAGCAGCCGGTGAACCCATCCAACAGATTCACGATATCCCACAGACTGTATATCTAACTCAAAAAGAAGAGATCGATGGGGGCATCAAAGATGACGACATTATCCTTCATAGTCACGAGCAATGCTTGAGGGAAAAACGACTGCAAGCCGATAATTTCAGGCATATAGAAGAAGAGTCCAACAAGATACATGCACAAAGATTGATTCAGGCTGTGGACAATAAATATGTGGTAGTCAATCCTCCTTTTCCAACTTTGTCAACTAAAGAGATTGATGCTTATTATGACTTGCCCTATACGCGCGTACCACATCTCAAATATAAGGGCAAACGCATTCCTGCCTACGAGATGATAAAATTCTCGGTAAACATCCACCAAGGCTGTTTTGGCGGTTGTGCCTTCTGTACGATATCGGCTCATCAAGGGAAGTTTGTCACTTGCCGATCGAAAGAAAGCATCTTGAGAGAAGTAAAACAGGTGATTGACATGCCTGACTTTAAGGGTTATCTTTCTGATCTTGGAGGGCCGTCAGCTAACATGTATGGCATGGCAGGTAAGAACCATCTGGCTTGTGAACACTGCAAACGCCCATCCTGCATTCACCCAAAAATCTGCCCCAATCTCAACACAGACCACAGTAAACTACTGGATATCTATCGATCCGTCGATGCTATTCCCGGTATAAAAAAGAGTTTTGTCAGCAGTGGTGTTCGGTATGACTTGCTGTTGCACAAGAGCAAGGATGAAACGACGAATGCCGCTGCACAAGAATATACCAAGGAACTGATTAAGAACCATGTGAGTGGTCGCTTGAAGGTAGCACCCGAACACACGTCAGATACTGTTTTGAACTTGATGCGCAAGCCTTCATTCAAGTTGTTCGAACAATTTAAAGTCATCTTTGACAAAATCAACAAAGAAGAAAATTTAAAGCAACAACTCATCCCCTATTTCATCAGCAGTCATCCCGGTTGTCAAGCACAAGATATGGCAAATCTTGCCATCATCACCAAAAAACTGAATTTTCAGCTTGAACAGGTGCAGGATTTCACCCCTACTCCCATGACTGTCAGCACAGAGACATGGTACACAGGATACGATCCTTACACGCTGGAACCAGTTTACTGTGCCAAAACACCAAATGAAAAACTTGCCCAACGACAATTCTTCTTTTGGTACAAACCCGAGGAAAGAAAGAACATTGAAAGGGA
- a CDS encoding fibronectin type III domain-containing protein, whose protein sequence is MRLRTVLFLYCVCLSLHLSAQYNSSFTRAWGDIDHRDKPWVTNTSKTNKITKGLKNRHISVWASHGYYYDQNKFKWKWQRPNLFGTTEDLFTQTIVIPYLIPMLEHAGACVFTPRERDWQKHEVIIDNDDPNKGTSYLEINVHGNWERAHTKGFARTKTIYNDGDNPFQQGSARIAHSTKSRHPSLVSYQPNLPQAGRYAVYVSYQTVDNSVDDAEYIVYHKGQETAFRVNQQMGGGTWVYLGTFDFDAGSNQFNRVVVTNRSKKKRRFVTTDAVRFGGGMGNIQRGGSISGLPRTLEGSRYYAQWAGAPYSVYGGKGGQDDYSDDINTRSKMTNWLSGGSVFAPSLPGLRVPLELALAVHSDAGYSADGKSLTGSLAICTTNFNDGRLNAGISRMTSKDFANDLLQNAVRDLSTDQRPWPKRYLWDRNYSETRVPEIPSAILETMSHQNFPDMILGQDPNFKFSFARSIYKTILRYINRQHGKSFVVQPLAPQDFRIEFTSKNKVKLSWSPQTDPKEETATPSSYNVYMATGTSGFDNGKNISRTSYSIELEPDVQYNFKITACNKGGESFPTETLSAYYSPLATQTVLVVNGFNRLSAPKVIDDELQQGFDLHEDIGVAYGKTAGWAGYQTAFDKTRMGSLTEKGLGYGGNELAGQFIAGNTFDYVVDHTAAIASSKKYNVASSSSQAVWSGEVKLTKYPCIDLILGLEKYEPYTVKYYKSFTPQMQTLLTDYANHGGAIMVSGSYIGSDMTFETERSFLNNVLKLSYTPSDSIVSSNAVHGLGMNMTFYQTPNEEHYAAQWPEVLSPNPSAMCVMQYANGTSAAVAYKDNHYRCFTMGFPFECIIDQKNKELLMRGILNYLLE, encoded by the coding sequence ATGAGGTTACGCACGGTTTTATTTCTGTACTGCGTGTGCCTGTCACTCCACCTATCTGCTCAGTACAACAGTAGCTTCACGCGAGCATGGGGCGATATTGACCATCGGGATAAGCCGTGGGTGACGAACACATCGAAGACCAACAAGATTACAAAAGGACTGAAGAATAGGCATATTTCTGTATGGGCAAGCCATGGCTACTATTACGATCAGAATAAATTTAAGTGGAAATGGCAGCGACCAAACCTATTTGGAACCACCGAAGATTTGTTCACTCAAACCATTGTCATCCCCTACCTTATTCCCATGCTCGAGCATGCTGGAGCCTGTGTATTTACACCCCGAGAGAGAGATTGGCAAAAGCATGAGGTCATTATTGATAACGATGACCCAAACAAAGGGACATCCTATCTTGAGATAAACGTTCATGGAAATTGGGAACGAGCTCATACAAAAGGCTTTGCAAGGACAAAAACCATCTACAATGATGGCGACAATCCCTTTCAGCAAGGTAGTGCGAGAATAGCTCATTCAACCAAAAGCAGGCATCCAAGCCTGGTATCTTATCAGCCTAATCTGCCTCAAGCTGGACGATATGCCGTATATGTGAGTTATCAAACGGTAGACAACAGTGTGGATGATGCCGAATACATCGTCTATCACAAGGGTCAGGAAACTGCTTTTAGGGTCAACCAGCAGATGGGAGGAGGCACTTGGGTTTATCTTGGCACCTTCGATTTTGACGCTGGAAGTAATCAGTTTAACCGTGTAGTGGTGACAAATCGCTCGAAGAAGAAAAGACGCTTCGTGACGACTGATGCCGTTAGATTTGGTGGTGGAATGGGTAACATTCAACGTGGAGGAAGCATAAGCGGTCTGCCACGGACGCTTGAAGGTTCGCGATATTATGCACAATGGGCTGGTGCACCCTACAGTGTCTACGGAGGAAAAGGCGGTCAAGACGACTATTCCGATGACATCAACACCCGATCCAAAATGACAAATTGGCTCTCAGGCGGAAGTGTATTCGCGCCATCACTGCCAGGACTAAGGGTTCCCCTTGAGTTGGCATTGGCTGTTCACAGTGATGCAGGATATAGTGCGGATGGAAAATCGCTCACTGGTTCTTTGGCTATTTGCACGACGAACTTCAATGACGGACGCTTGAATGCCGGGATTTCGAGAATGACCTCAAAGGATTTCGCCAATGACTTACTGCAAAATGCAGTCAGAGACCTGAGTACCGACCAAAGACCCTGGCCCAAGAGATACCTTTGGGACAGAAACTATTCGGAAACGCGTGTGCCAGAAATCCCCTCTGCGATACTGGAAACCATGTCTCATCAAAACTTTCCAGACATGATTCTCGGTCAAGATCCCAACTTTAAGTTCAGCTTTGCCCGTTCAATCTATAAGACCATATTAAGATATATCAATCGACAGCACGGAAAATCGTTTGTTGTTCAACCATTGGCACCACAAGATTTCCGCATCGAGTTTACATCTAAGAACAAGGTAAAACTGTCATGGTCCCCACAAACCGACCCCAAAGAGGAAACGGCAACACCATCATCGTATAACGTATACATGGCGACAGGAACGAGTGGATTTGACAATGGTAAGAACATCAGCAGAACATCTTATTCGATAGAACTTGAACCTGATGTGCAATACAACTTTAAGATTACGGCCTGTAACAAAGGTGGAGAGAGTTTTCCCACAGAAACTTTGTCGGCATACTATTCACCATTAGCCACTCAAACGGTACTGGTTGTCAACGGATTCAATCGTCTTTCGGCGCCCAAGGTAATCGATGATGAGCTTCAACAAGGCTTTGACCTCCATGAGGATATTGGGGTTGCGTACGGAAAGACTGCGGGGTGGGCAGGATATCAAACGGCTTTTGACAAAACACGCATGGGCAGTTTGACAGAAAAAGGTTTGGGATATGGAGGCAATGAACTGGCCGGACAATTCATTGCAGGTAACACTTTCGATTATGTAGTAGACCATACGGCCGCCATTGCGAGTTCTAAAAAGTACAATGTGGCGAGTTCATCCAGCCAAGCAGTATGGTCTGGCGAAGTAAAACTGACCAAATATCCCTGTATTGACCTGATATTAGGATTGGAAAAATATGAACCGTACACAGTAAAATACTATAAATCGTTCACCCCTCAGATGCAAACTCTGTTGACAGACTATGCCAATCATGGCGGAGCAATCATGGTTAGCGGCTCGTATATTGGCTCGGATATGACCTTTGAAACCGAAAGATCGTTTCTCAACAACGTTCTGAAACTATCCTATACGCCCAGCGATAGTATTGTTTCCTCTAATGCTGTACATGGCCTGGGCATGAACATGACGTTCTACCAAACGCCTAATGAAGAGCATTATGCCGCGCAATGGCCCGAAGTTCTTTCTCCCAATCCAAGTGCTATGTGTGTCATGCAATATGCTAATGGTACCAGTGCCGCAGTTGCGTACAAGGACAACCATTATAGATGCTTCACCATGGGTTTCCCGTTTGAATGCATCATCGATCAAAAGAATAAAGAACTGCTGATGCGGGGAATATTAAACTATTTGCTAGAATAA
- a CDS encoding 1-acyl-sn-glycerol-3-phosphate acyltransferase produces the protein MLNRLCRWLLYSCMGWTKVVTVDHPDKYIICLAPHTSNWDFIIGLLYMHAEGMKSNFLMKKEWFVGPLKPLLKAMGGIPVWRSKHTSMTDNLAAFAQKEKTFQLCITPEGTRSLNPDWKLGFYYIALKANIPILLYGLNYQRKTIKCTKKIVPTGNVDEEMKEVKLYFKGMQGKHPEKFSIGEIAQ, from the coding sequence ATGCTAAATCGTTTGTGTAGATGGCTATTATATAGTTGCATGGGATGGACAAAAGTTGTAACTGTTGACCATCCCGACAAATACATTATCTGTCTTGCCCCACACACCAGCAACTGGGATTTCATCATCGGCCTGCTATATATGCACGCTGAGGGCATGAAATCAAACTTTCTGATGAAGAAAGAATGGTTTGTAGGCCCCCTCAAACCCCTTTTGAAAGCCATGGGGGGAATACCCGTTTGGCGCTCAAAACATACGAGCATGACGGACAACCTTGCGGCCTTCGCCCAAAAGGAGAAAACTTTTCAACTCTGTATCACACCCGAGGGAACACGATCTCTGAACCCGGATTGGAAGCTGGGATTCTATTACATCGCCCTGAAAGCAAACATACCCATCCTCTTGTATGGTCTTAACTATCAACGCAAGACAATAAAATGTACGAAAAAGATTGTTCCCACAGGAAATGTAGACGAGGAGATGAAAGAGGTGAAACTATATTTTAAAGGCATGCAAGGCAAACATCCTGAGAAATTTTCGATAGGAGAAATTGCCCAATGA
- a CDS encoding diphosphate--fructose-6-phosphate 1-phosphotransferase, whose protein sequence is MKTSALQKERASYQPKLPKALQGAVKIQEGAPTESVDDQDEIKKLFPHTYGMPLVEFVPGDKCEHKLMNVGVILSGGQAPGGHNVISGLFDALKKLNEENRLYGFLMGPGGLVDHNYIEITAGFLEKYRNTGGFDMIGSGRTKLEKEDQFEKGLEVIRELDIKALVIIGGDDSNTNACVLAEYYAAKQYGVQVIGCPKTIDGDLKNEQIETSFGFDTATKTYSELIGNIERDCNSARKYWHFIKLMGRSASHIALECALQTQPNICLVSEEIQAKDKTLNEIVENIASVVAYRAKEGNNFGVVLIPEGLIEFIPAIGRLIAELNDLLAAHGADYKDLDKDAQREYILAHLSDANRSTFETLPEDVARQLSLDRDPHGNVQVSLIETEKLLSNMVAAKLNEWKKQGKYQGKFSPLHHFFGYEGRCAAPSNFDADYCYALGTSAAQLIANGKTGYMAIVKNTTDCTDNWKAGGVPITMMMNMERRTGEMKPVIRKALVELEGKPFKTFAANRDEWANHTCYVYPGPIQYWGPSEVCDQTTRTLALEQE, encoded by the coding sequence ATGAAAACAAGTGCATTACAAAAAGAAAGAGCTTCTTATCAGCCAAAACTGCCAAAAGCTCTTCAAGGTGCTGTAAAAATTCAGGAAGGAGCACCAACTGAAAGTGTTGATGATCAGGATGAAATCAAAAAATTATTCCCACATACATACGGAATGCCTCTCGTTGAGTTTGTGCCAGGTGATAAATGTGAACACAAGCTGATGAATGTAGGCGTTATCCTCAGTGGAGGTCAGGCTCCTGGTGGACATAATGTGATTAGTGGCTTGTTCGATGCTTTGAAGAAGTTGAACGAAGAAAACCGCTTGTATGGCTTCTTGATGGGGCCTGGTGGTTTGGTAGATCATAATTATATCGAGATTACTGCTGGTTTCTTGGAGAAATATCGCAACACGGGTGGTTTTGATATGATTGGCTCTGGACGTACCAAGCTGGAGAAAGAAGACCAGTTTGAAAAGGGTCTGGAGGTGATTCGCGAGCTGGATATCAAAGCACTTGTCATCATTGGTGGTGACGATTCAAACACCAACGCCTGTGTTTTGGCCGAATATTACGCTGCCAAACAGTATGGCGTGCAGGTCATCGGTTGTCCAAAGACCATTGACGGCGACTTGAAGAACGAGCAAATTGAAACCTCATTTGGCTTTGATACGGCAACCAAAACCTATTCAGAGCTCATTGGAAATATTGAGCGTGACTGCAATTCGGCTCGCAAATACTGGCATTTCATCAAGCTGATGGGACGTTCGGCCTCTCACATTGCACTGGAGTGTGCATTGCAGACACAGCCAAACATTTGTCTTGTTTCTGAAGAAATACAGGCAAAAGACAAGACGTTGAATGAAATTGTTGAGAACATTGCTTCTGTTGTGGCCTATCGTGCCAAAGAAGGAAACAACTTTGGCGTGGTCCTCATTCCCGAAGGCTTGATAGAATTCATCCCCGCCATCGGCCGCTTGATCGCCGAATTGAACGACCTGCTGGCCGCTCATGGTGCCGATTATAAGGATTTGGACAAGGATGCACAACGTGAATACATCCTGGCTCACCTCTCTGACGCCAACCGCTCTACTTTCGAAACATTGCCGGAAGATGTGGCTCGTCAGCTGAGTTTGGATCGCGACCCACACGGAAATGTTCAGGTTTCCTTAATTGAGACCGAGAAGTTGCTGTCCAACATGGTTGCCGCTAAGCTCAATGAATGGAAGAAGCAAGGCAAATATCAAGGTAAGTTCTCACCTCTTCACCATTTCTTTGGTTACGAAGGTCGCTGTGCTGCGCCGTCTAATTTTGATGCCGACTATTGCTATGCGCTTGGTACCAGTGCTGCTCAGCTCATCGCGAACGGTAAGACAGGATACATGGCTATTGTCAAGAATACCACCGACTGCACCGACAACTGGAAAGCAGGTGGTGTACCTATCACCATGATGATGAACATGGAGCGTCGTACAGGTGAAATGAAACCGGTTATCCGCAAGGCGTTGGTAGAGTTGGAAGGCAAGCCTTTCAAGACTTTCGCCGCCAACCGTGACGAATGGGCTAACCATACATGCTATGTTTATCCAGGTCCTATCCAGTATTGGGGCCCCAGTGAGGTTTGTGACCAGACCACACGAACCTTGGCATTGGAGCAGGAATAA
- a CDS encoding glycoside hydrolase family 25 protein has product MPTRKRRKRVRKKRTRFFGRCPRRAVWVGGIVFALLYMWAFYEFFVSPTGFRWRALYGDADYPAGYEIHGIDISHYQGDIHWQLLRNGMIGGCPLRFVMIKATEGADKLDDNFNDNFYNAREHGFIRGAYHFWSNHSSARDQAYYFLKQVHLEDGDLPPVLDVEHKPKDQSVEDFQRDILTWLHIVEDKYHVKPMIYTYYKFKDEYLGAPVFDDYPYWIAHYYVEKVTYKGKWKFWQHTDAGKLPGIKGFVDLNVYNGSFYDLKQMTIGRQKVTW; this is encoded by the coding sequence ATGCCAACAAGAAAAAGAAGAAAGCGAGTCAGAAAGAAACGCACACGATTCTTTGGTAGATGTCCCCGACGGGCCGTTTGGGTAGGGGGCATTGTCTTTGCACTACTCTATATGTGGGCATTCTATGAGTTTTTTGTAAGTCCTACCGGGTTCAGGTGGCGCGCACTTTATGGTGATGCTGACTACCCCGCAGGTTATGAGATACATGGTATCGACATCTCTCACTATCAAGGTGACATCCATTGGCAACTGTTGCGCAATGGTATGATAGGAGGGTGCCCGCTCAGGTTTGTCATGATCAAGGCAACAGAGGGTGCCGACAAACTGGATGACAATTTCAACGACAACTTTTATAATGCGCGCGAACATGGTTTTATCAGGGGGGCATACCATTTTTGGAGCAACCATTCGTCGGCCAGAGATCAGGCATACTATTTTTTGAAGCAGGTACATCTGGAAGATGGTGACCTGCCGCCGGTATTGGATGTTGAACACAAACCTAAAGACCAGAGCGTTGAAGACTTTCAACGAGATATCCTCACCTGGTTGCACATCGTCGAAGACAAGTACCATGTAAAGCCCATGATTTATACCTATTATAAATTTAAGGACGAATATCTGGGCGCACCCGTTTTTGATGATTATCCCTATTGGATAGCCCATTACTATGTTGAGAAGGTGACCTACAAAGGCAAGTGGAAATTCTGGCAGCATACTGATGCCGGAAAACTGCCCGGTATCAAAGGATTCGTTGACTTGAATGTCTACAACGGCTCGTTTTACGATTTGAAGCAGATGACCATTGGTCGCCAAAAGGTAACTTGGTGA
- the prmA gene encoding 50S ribosomal protein L11 methyltransferase produces the protein MKYKIADFKIACTPELTQIAKDLLPDLMGEIGFESFEDTQDGLKGYIPADLLDPNSLKQVLDTFPLEGVNITYTLSDTEDKNWNEAWENMGFAPINIDNQVLVYDARAGKKPDGDSLINIGIEAKQAFGTGTHETTRMMIGAMLQLSLKGKRVLDCGCGTGILGIAALKLGAEAVVGFDIDEWSVENTQHNAAINEVDNIEVFHGDAHVLSHVSGVFDVVLANINRNILLNDMTAYLEIMNADSILIISGFYEEDVKLLDEKANTLGLVKTSQKTDNHWCCLTFIKQ, from the coding sequence ATGAAATATAAGATAGCAGACTTTAAAATAGCCTGTACGCCGGAGCTTACGCAAATTGCCAAAGACCTGTTACCTGATTTGATGGGAGAAATTGGCTTTGAGTCGTTTGAAGACACTCAAGATGGACTCAAAGGATACATTCCCGCAGACTTACTGGACCCCAACAGCTTGAAGCAAGTGCTTGACACCTTTCCCTTAGAAGGCGTCAACATCACCTACACGCTTTCCGATACAGAAGACAAAAACTGGAACGAGGCCTGGGAAAACATGGGGTTCGCACCCATCAACATTGACAACCAGGTGCTGGTTTATGATGCAAGAGCTGGGAAGAAGCCCGACGGTGACTCGCTCATCAACATCGGAATCGAAGCAAAACAAGCCTTTGGCACGGGAACTCACGAAACTACTCGCATGATGATTGGAGCCATGCTACAGCTGTCACTGAAAGGAAAACGGGTTCTGGACTGTGGATGCGGCACGGGCATTTTGGGCATCGCCGCCCTTAAACTGGGCGCAGAGGCGGTCGTTGGCTTCGATATCGACGAGTGGAGTGTGGAAAACACCCAACACAATGCTGCTATCAATGAGGTCGACAACATCGAGGTTTTTCATGGTGACGCACACGTTTTATCGCATGTGTCGGGGGTATTTGACGTGGTGTTGGCCAACATCAACCGCAACATTCTTCTGAACGACATGACCGCTTATCTGGAAATAATGAATGCTGACTCGATATTGATCATCAGTGGCTTTTATGAGGAAGATGTAAAATTGCTTGACGAAAAAGCCAACACATTAGGATTAGTAAAGACAAGCCAAAAAACAGATAACCACTGGTGCTGCTTGACATTCATCAAACAGTAA